The following are from one region of the Muntiacus reevesi chromosome 3, mMunRee1.1, whole genome shotgun sequence genome:
- the VIP gene encoding VIP peptides, with the protein METRSKPQFLVFLTLFSVLFSQTLAWPLFGAPSALRMGDRIPFEGANEPDQVSLKADTDILQDALAENDTPYYDVSRNVRHADGVFTSDYSRLLGQLSAKKYLESLIGKRVSNSISEDQGPIKRHSDAVFTDNYTRLRKQMAVKKYLNSILNGKRSSEGESPDFLEELEK; encoded by the exons ATGGAAACAAGAAGTAAGCCCCAGTTTCTTGTGTTTCTGACGCTGTTCAGCGTGCTCTTCTCCCAGACCTTGGCGTGGCCTCTTTTTGGAGCACCTTCAGCTCTGAG AATGGGGGACAGAATACCATTTGAAGGAGCAAATGAACCTGATCAAGTTTCATTAAAAGCAGACACTGACATTTTACAAGATGCATTAGCTGAAAATGACACACCTTATTATGATGTATCCAG aAATGTCAGACATGCTGATGGAGTTTTTACCAGTGACTATAGCAGACTCTTGGGTCAACTTTCTGCCAAAAAGTACCTTGAGTCCCTTATTGGAAAACGAGTTAG CAATAGCATTTCAGAAGACCAGGGACCAATTAAACGCCACTCAGATGCTGTCTTCACTGACAACTACACACGCCTTCGAAAACAAATGGCTGTGAAGAAATACTTGAACTCAATTCTAAATGGAAAGCGAAG CAGTGAAGGAGAGTCTCCTGACTTTCTTGAAGAGTTAGAAAAATGA